The genomic stretch tgatgtgacggcgagatcctccctcGTGCAAACTTGTGTATGGCTTAATCATCAGACACGCCTcagctgacatcccatatcccgagtcgaacgaataggccgctcggctaatctttgcatcctcgcccttatcctgaacgagcggaccacccgctcggccctcggtcccagccgggcggacacccgctcggccattcagtcttcccgccttggcgtcggaaacccaagcccatggctgggttatctttggttccgctcggacctactcagctgctcggcgcggccattaaccgcttagtcagccctccatctgtcctcaagctgagacccttcaggaagtggatcccccattcttaccgccggatcaactatatttatttaataattactatatataaataaaaaaattaaaatcacacAATACAATATCAAAATCATATCCTTTACTTATAcatcataaatatatttatttaataattactatatataaataaaaaaaaaaaatcacacaatacaatatcaaaatcatatcctgtctaaaaataaaatttcaacatGGATTGAGATTTTAAAtcttgttttaatttaattaggaCTGAGTCAATTTAAAATTGCGTTAACaactttatcattttttttaatctaactGAAGTGCTGAACCGAAACAACCGATTCGAACAATTAACATGAACTCAATGCCCTATTTAACTACCTTAAAACCTTAATGATTGATTGCTCGAGAGTTAAATCTGTTTGACGATGTAGCGTAGGTAACGTCAGTAGAATCTTCATGTAAACACCcaaaagaaggtgaataaattaGACCATGTCCGTAATGTGTGATCTTATCACAAGATCATAAAAAAGGAAGATAACTCAGGCCGATCAGACCGAAATCTGATATAGTTGAAACTTCCTTCCCACCCTTGAGTTGTCTTTCTGGTTCCTCTAATAGCTTccatcaacttgtgatttcagATGATACTCGCCAACAACTTTAGCCCAAACCTTTTCCAAGCCCACTCGCTTTCTTGACCCTTCCTCTAGCTTTTGTTGTAAACGATTTCGTATAATAGGCAATATGATGCTTCCATTTGTACGTAGAAGACAAATGACTTCTGATCCAAAGTCGCTGTAAAGCTGTTGTATACATCTCAAATCTTCAGCTGTGGCATGAAATGACAAAAATTAAACCCGGTCCAAAATTTAAATGTGATGTACAAATGGGTTCAGTGTTTAACTTGATGGAGAACTAACCAGTGAAGTGAGATTCAACAACAAATGCAGTTCCTGGGCCAATTTTGTCAGTGGGGAACTTCTCCAGTAAACTATCCACTTTCTTTGCAGTTGAAGCCAGCTTTCTCAAAAGCATATCCAGCTCGTATCTCGAATCATTAAAAATAGATGTCAGtgaaaaatgaaaagagatatCAAGCAGATGGTACAATGCACAGAGGCATGAACAactcaaaacatttaaaatattttttagtgaTCTTGACTATTTAAATGGAACTGAATTGTCATCACGTAACAACTGTTACTACTATGAAATGAATTGATGAGTATACCTATCATCCTCGCATCTCAATAGGCATTCTTCATATATGCTTTTTCTTCTCAACTCAAAAGTTTCAGAAGCATTTCCAGGTGCTACACAGATCAGCCGATGATTTATTACAGATGCTTCAAGACTAGCCGCTTGACTTGACCGAGGAATTGAGTGCTGTTAAGGACACATGATGTTAAGAAGCAAACATGATATGTTAcggacaaaattcaaaagaaaaaaaaatggagttAATAATCTGAAAATTTGAAACATAACTCACCAGAAGACAATAATAACAAGGACTTTCTATATCTCTGATCCCATAAAGGCCAGCATATTCAGAAAGAGGCCAATCTTTAGCAGCTACTTTTTCGAACCAACTAGGTATGAAAGAAATGAATTGTTCGACCAAGTCATCATGGCCCTGAAAAAGCATTATCACCTGCAAAATGAAATTATTTGAGACAAATCTTGAAATAAACTTTTAGCTTTACAATCACCAACATGATTTAAGCTGAAGGCAAGCACCTCCTGGATTACTCCATCAATGGaccattttttattaatatataagcTCATAATTTTCTTAAATGACTTCCACTTTTTATCTTTACGAGAGAAACGACTCTGCATGAAGGAAATAAATGTGAGAAAGCATGCTTCAGAAACCAGAAGTGAGCAGATAGTTAAATGCAACAATATGTATACATAAAAAGATCATCACCTTTATTTTGAGAAAGAAAGATGAACAATCCTCATAGTCTGGTCCTTTCATAGTGATGGAAAGATCAGTTTCATCCAATCCCTTGGTTAGGAAGTCACTGAAGCCCAAAAGTAACCTAGGATGTTCACGGAGCAACTCTTTCACCTTCTTTACAGCCACAACTCGAGATATCCTGCGATTAACAGCAAAGGTAAGAGCGACGATGGAAAATTAATATCAAACTATGCGCAAGGGAAACTAAGATCAAACTAGGCACAATGATGATGTCAATTCACGAGAACTAACCTTCTTTGCCGTACACCGTTCATAATCTGGAGGAATTCCTTGTACTTGTCAACGTTCAAATTGCGTTGCAGAATCATCGTGTACCAAACAAGATCTGCGAAATCTGACTTTAATTCTGCATCCCAGATACAGTTAAGCTCGGTTCTGCTTCACAAACGCCCCCAAAAAATTAACAGCCAATACCTAAGCaggagaaaaaaggaagagacgaAGATGACAAAAAGAGGGGAAGTATCAACTCACTGTTGCTTCACAGGAGATTCCTCTTCAGATCGCTTCCTCTTGCTCCCAATGGCGTCCATATCAGCCATTATGCCTTGCGTTTCACCCAACCGAGAATTCTCTCCCTCCAATCGCGTGGTTCTTCAACACAAATCGTCACAAGCACGAAATTGAGAACAAGAACATAGAACAAGGTAAACCAACACATATGTatcaaaacctaatctaataCAACAAaacgagagagagagaaaaaaacggCGAAGATGGAAAAGAGAGGAAACTTTATACTCACGTATCGTTTCGAAGAGACTCGCCCTTCAGCCGCTTATCCATGCTCCTCATCATCCCTCTGCAGAGCTCGAGATCAAGAGCAGAAAGTTGAGGTTCTTTCCTTGCTAAAAAATCCGATCGCTTCTTGCCGGACCTCCAACGGAAATTCGGAATCGGAAGAGCTCGTTAGTCCAGGAGAACACGAGGGTTTTATTTATATCGGTTCTCACGGAGGGAAGAAATGAGTTGGACATCGAGATTCGTGCACGCGTCGGGAACGGATCAACGGTCCATGGCCCTTTGGATAATTAGTGATTAACTTTAATATATTGTTCTTAAAAGACTATTTTTCTAATCTCGTCATGACAAAAAGTGAATATGTTCATCTCAAGCGCCTCCGATAATTCATCTCAGGACTAATAAGGAGAAGGAAACTCGCGTGACTACTAgcatttggaatagtgactaacacataagtgagatatttatctcgattttatcgAAATTCGAATCTCAAATCTTAAGATGTACGCTGACTATTAGATCATCTGAAGAGGATATTATTTTTCTAATCTCCTTAGGACCATGGAtggttaaaatataaaatattattatatatgtTATATTTGATTTATCTCGGGAGTCTGAATGTAATTTTTCCTATGTCTCAgtcatattaaaatattattttttttaaattatatgcggcatttaaatatattttttaaaaaaaatattaaaattgattttaacagAAATATAATAATTAGTTTATTTGTTTGGTAACATTGATGCTAAGTATAAAAGAACTAGATTATTCCCTTGCTAAAGTCTAAtatccccaattaaattctataaaatttgtGTGGTGGATTACAGTCCCATTGTTAGTTTAATGATCAATTAGAAACTTGATGAGTGGTAAAGGGAGCACTGAATAAGTTAAGGCGGGAATAGCAGTTGACATATAAGTTAAAATTAAGACGGTCAAGAATAAAAAATTGTCGGCTCATCAAAGTCGGTCGATCGAATGACAATGGGCCGAGTGAGCCTAAAGGGTCCGATCGACCTGGAAACTCATCGGAGTATATTGCTCGTCCAACTAAAACGATTATAGAAAAAACATCAGATGCTTATAACTGTGATCAAATGAAAGCTAGTCCAATCGGACGGCCTATCCGGCTGGACAAGGAACAACCTACTGAGCTGAGCGACTATAGAGAAGAACGACCTTGAACGATCGGGCTGGGAATACTAGCTGAGCGGTTCCTCGCTTGGCCAAATAGTAGGATTCCTCGCATAGCTCATCATATCCTTCTGGGAGTTAGTACCGCTGACAGGGGACATGATCAACAAGCAAATAGTAAaatggaagcttctactgtcatgtCAGAAATTTACAAGTCATGTTAAAGAATAGTGTCAGAGACATTTTTCTCACATGTCTTTTTATAGGACAGTTGGAAAAACGTGCACGCTCCCTGAGAAACGTGTACATCTGCTACTGGAGCACTATAGGGAGGTCCATGTACCAGTAGAGGTATGCGCTATTTGTGTTTGAGCTCCTATTATTGCTACAGTTTTTTGCCGTCTTTTCTATTattctggtgactgacttgagcgttgaaggACCAACGCCGAGACCCCTTCGTTCGCCCGATACTGACATTTTAAATTTTGTAGAGCAGAGTGGAGTCTTCCGAGATTAACTGCTGAGCTACATTCTCAGCCAACTGTCATAACCGTTTTGAACAAGTTAAATCCTTCAAGAGTCTTATAATAAAATCTAATTGTAATAAGTTAAGGTTTAACAATGTTTATATATAAATGAAAGGAGTATTTAGGGCTTAATTGTTGAATAATCCTTGTTTGAGAGTTCTTTTAACAATAAATGAGGCCCCGGGCATAGTTCAGTTGGCTAGTGCAGAGCAGAGTTGCTATTATAAGGTAAGGGTTCAAATCTCGACAAAATCTAGGAAAATAACTCTCCTCTGCACTAGCCAACTACAGTTTCCCGATTTATCTTTTCACAGATGATCGTGGGACCGCTGGGATGACGGATTCAACCTTTTACTACCATTTTAACAATAAATGATAAAATTGGTCGCATAGTTGTTTAATCATCAGACAGACAGTGTAGCTCAATCTTAAAAAGTACATAATAAATCGATTCATGAGTAATAAATGTAGACAATATAAAATGACCATTTGGTGAATCAGCCATCCGATATCTAGATTTCACCAACATATCTTATtggttcaaaaattatttttgcagAGTTCTCGATCTTCTATTCTGCGGCTAACAACAATGAAAAGATCGAGTGTTCGATGTCGTACTCTCTTTTTTTCTTTGAATGATTTGGAAACACTAAAATTGGCATCTCAGGATTGCTCCATCTTTTCCAACTCTTCCAATGCCTTCCAAAGCTTTGGATCTTCATAGTCCTTAATGAGGAAGGTAGCTCCTGCTTCCTTCAGAGATTTCTCTGGATTTCTCGTCGTTAAGCCGATAACGGGCATTCCCGCAGCCACTCCGGCTTTTATTCCTGATGCTGAGTCCTTGAGAAAGAATGAGAAAGAATAATAAGTTTACAAAGTAGAGAAAGTAAGAATGCCCACCACAAGGATGCTATAAAAAGATGAAGCACCTCGAAGATAAATGCGTGTTCAGCCGATGCATTGAGCTCCTTGAGGGCCTTCAGGTAAGGATCAGGGAAAGGTTTGGCTCTCTCGCATTCACTTCCAACTATGACAACCTGGAAAAAGTCTGAAAGACCAAGCATCGAGATCATAAGCTCTGCATTTGCCCTCGGCGCATTGGATACAGCTGCACGCTTCAGGCCATGATCCTTAATCCAATTGCATAGCTTGTGGATGCCGTCTATTGGCTTTAACTGTTCGGTCGCAATCCTGTTCGATAACATTGCAATCTGTATGAGGAAAGATGAACAAACTGATAAGAAATGAAATCTCGGATAGACCTTCTAAACATAGCTTCCTTGTCATCTACAAATTTAGCAGTTTTTTCAAAATCCCAGCCTGGAAATAAGATACTAGCAATGTCATCATTGTGCCTTCCCgaaatattttttatgaaaaattcttCATCTATGGGGATTCCATTGTTATAACCAATCTGCACAAGTATTTTTTTTAGGGGTCAGAAGATCAATTTCAGTAAGTTTTGCGACTATAAACTGAAAGCCATCAGCGAATCATACCTTTGAAAGCATCTCTCTAAAAGCAAAATAATGAAGGGGGTCAGAATCACACAGAGTTCCATCGACATCGAATAAAACCGCTTCAACCGGAGCAAGCCTAGCAAGAGAGCTGATGCAAGAGATAAATACTGATAAGTACTCAGACAGATTCGCAGTAGGAGAATTGAGATACATTGATTAGTAACAAAACAAATGTAGTCTTCCAGCAAACATACAATTTGACGCCCAAATACGAGTTTCCTAAACAGCTAAAATGGAGGAAATGGCATCAAAGGACTAGCAATTGGCCTCATGACATGCTCATAATTGCCTTTATATATCCATGTTTACGTCCTTGAGTAACCTCCAAGAT from Zingiber officinale cultivar Zhangliang chromosome 5B, Zo_v1.1, whole genome shotgun sequence encodes the following:
- the LOC121987556 gene encoding paired amphipathic helix protein Sin3-like 1, which codes for MMRSMDKRLKGESLRNDTTTRLEGENSRLGETQGIMADMDAIGSKRKRSEEESPVKQQTELNCIWDAELKSDFADLVWYTMILQRNLNVDKYKEFLQIMNGVRQRRISRVVAVKKVKELLREHPRLLLGFSDFLTKGLDETDLSITMKGPDYEDCSSFFLKIKSRFSRKDKKWKSFKKIMSLYINKKWSIDGVIQEVIMLFQGHDDLVEQFISFIPSWFEKVAAKDWPLSEYAGLYGIRDIESPCYYCLLHSIPRSSQAASLEASVINHRLICVAPGNASETFELRRKSIYEECLLRCEDDRYELDMLLRKLASTAKKVDSLLEKFPTDKIGPGTAFVVESHFTAEDLRCIQQLYSDFGSEVICLLRTNGSIILPIIRNRLQQKLEEGSRKRVGLEKVWAKVVGEYHLKSQVDGSY
- the LOC121987557 gene encoding haloacid dehalogenase-like hydrolase domain-containing protein Sgpp, with translation MSISQNSHAPESSLARLAPVEAVLFDVDGTLCDSDPLHYFAFREMLSKIGYNNGIPIDEEFFIKNISGRHNDDIASILFPGWDFEKTAKFVDDKEAMFRRIATEQLKPIDGIHKLCNWIKDHGLKRAAVSNAPRANAELMISMLGLSDFFQVVIVGSECERAKPFPDPYLKALKELNASAEHAFIFEDSASGIKAGVAAGMPVIGLTTRNPEKSLKEAGATFLIKDYEDPKLWKALEELEKMEQS